The DNA window CAAATTACTACAACATTTTGCATACTTTTGAATATCAAGAGTAATTAGGAACAAAAATAGAAAACCTGTTTTTGAAAGCTTATTATTTTCCTATGATTATATAACAAGAAGTTCTTCTTCGTCATCTAATCCCTCCCTTTGGAACCATCAAATTCATCGCAAACAAAACCAATCGAAACCATCAAGATTATCAGCAGGTGGATGCATGTGCTTTTGTTTTTAAACATAGATAAAACAAGAGATGCAAGAATGTTGGAGAATTGGTAAAAAGGGCACGCCCTTAATGCTTAATCATAAACCCTGTTAGGCCTAGTACCAGTCTAGCATGACAAGATATAAGTTATAAACAGCTGCACAAACACAacttgtgtatttttttttttttgaatgatttACAATTTTTTATGTGCAGGTTATAGCAAAACAAAGCCTGTTTTTTTATACCAAAACAAAGCCTACTTAAAAGTTTCGCCGCCCGGGGTCGCTGCGTGGGGCCGTGGCGCACTCCTCCGGTTTGGTATGTCGGCTCGGATTCTAAGGGTTCGAGTCGGGGCATGTTCCGggttatccaaaaaaaaaaaaacctacttAAAAGTTTTCTACAATTTTTCGTGCAACATTAGGACATGTACATATTTCCTGTAAAACAGCTTCGAATTTTAACTACTCCTATTTATTCTAATCTTTTTATCTTTCACATGTTTTCCAATTTTATACTCTATAAAAGGTATGTAAGGGACAGTGAATTTCCCAACACAAGTTTCGTGGCTTTAGAGGATTATTGGGCCTATCTAATCTGTAATATATACAGCttcaaatttttaattatgtaaCAATCAGATTTTAATATACTATGAAAATTTCttgtaaaaaatattttttttttgagatttaaGTATTATCCCAAGTTCCCATTGAGGTTTTTATAACTACACAATTAGCGTAATAGAACATCAAGGATGAGATTTTTGTTGTTAATTCATGTGAGAAAACCGTCTCTTACTATGATCATTTTCTAGATGATGTTTTATACAACACTGTAGTGTTAGAAAGAACATAGAATTtatttagaaaaaatatataggAAATATTTGAAAGAACAGTATTATGAAGTCAATTTATTACTATTTTATATTTGGATAACTTCATTATTTGTAAAAAGTTAATAATTAACTTAATAAATGTTAGGAGTTTTAATATCGTATTGGTGCTTAATTGGAGTGTGGATTTAATATGGAAGGGTGTGGATTTTGTTCCTCCCTATAAATAATAACTAATAACTAATAACTAAAGTCAAGTTGTGAAATAAGGCTAGCGCTTCTATTTTCGGGCACATTCGAGATGTTTTTCATCAACAAGATTCGCTTTGGATCAAATGGGTGCAgtcttatttgcttaaggtttgTGATTTTTTGGAGCGTTGATCCCAAGCCTAATGATTCTTGGAATTTAACTAAATTACTTGAAACTTAGAGCTTGCTAAACGGTGTATTCAGATGATTATAGTTAATAGTAAGTTTATGGTCCTGTTTAATGacccaattcaacacttaaatttaataaatttgtaTCTTAATATCTCCAGcatgtttgataacaaaaaatagaacgTTTTTAATTAATTGAGTGACTTTGAATTATTTAGGCCAAAACTTACTTAAAACAATAAGTGATACGTTGTTCACTTATCATTTAATACAGAATACCCTCAAATATTAAGATTTTAAtgtttaacaattcaataacttaacagattcaattttcagctttatcTCTTTGTGGCATGACTGGTGGCAGCATCAAGGACCACTTTGCTCCTCTTGCATTCTATATTTGTTTAGCAGCAAGTCAGCAGGACTAAACCTAAAGTTGATAGTATCATTGAGAATGATGGCCGGAAAATGGACTTGTTGCAGGAAATTAAGAAGTGAGGCCTTGCAGCTGATACGGGCTGCTGCTCCATTCTTCAGAAACTAACTAACGAGCCCTTTTCAGTTGAGTTCTGTCTAGTTTAGTGAGGTTCCTGTAACTTTTACAATATTTCATGTAAATTCATACAATTCTGGTGATAATCATGAATTTTACTCCAATTGAGTTGTATGAACCGACAAATTTCATGATTATACTCAATATTGTAAGAATTAAGACCAGGGGTATTTAATGTCTGGATCTACATGGATCCTCCTGATTCTGTTTTTGGGTATCAGGCATGGTTCAAAGATTCGGTCGAGCCGTCACGGGAACGGAGCTCTCCGATGCGATACCGGTACGAGATAACTCTGAAATAATGAACTAACGAAAACTCGGTCGAGACGTCACCTAGACAGATAGAAATAGCCGAATCGCTCCGAGTCATCTTGAATTAActcaaatttttattatttttgctaatttttttatattatttacaatttttagaatattaaatgttTCATAATTTGCATCTCGTCAAGACTGCAATCGATATATTGAAATCGATGTGAAATGGTCCAGACCACGACTGGCGACTTTGAACTATGGTACGAGGTAAGCAAGGAGTGTATTTCACCAAATCCGCTTCAGCTCAACCACTGTGTTGAGACATGCTTTCATACTATTGCTTGTAGGACAGTTTAGCTACTAAAGATAGGCTTTTGTGATGGGAAATGGATGTAGAACCACTGTTTCAGTTCTGTTATTTACCTCCTGAACCTTTATTGGTCTCACTTTTTTTTCTACTGTCCATACTATTGCTTGTCCTctccaatgttttaaaaatcggaccgttaattgaacaaATGAGGATTCAAGTAAGATTTGAAAACTTGACTAACTTGAATTGAAATGATTGATGTCATATCTGGATGGTTAACATGAACAAAATTGAGTATCTCCATCTCACACTCCTCTCTcactgtctctctctctctctaaaccATGGCTGAATATATCCGAGCTGTATCATATGGACATCGATAGTACTCAGAATCTCTATTTTAAGTAATCAAAATCGTTTTAGTCACTCTATTCTCTCAAAATAATATCCAAACACCAATAAAATTACACAATAAGCACGGTTCAAAAGGATCAAATCGTTAAATCAAGCATTTGAAATAACTGTAAACTCGTCTTACAGTAAAGAAAGGCCTTATCTTTTTCATGCAAATGAACATACAGAAGACTAAAGTttacatttttaacaaaaatgaacaaaaatataCTTGACATTGTGCTATGTTCATAAAAATTTACATCTACAGAGAATTGAAAAGCCAGAGCACTTACTACAACTCCCTTTCCTCTACTAACTGCAACCTCATGTCAATCAGCCTCGCATTGAACTCCCCATCACTAACCTTCAACATCCTCGATAACGGCATTGACAATCGGTGTTGCATCAACATCCGGTGTCTTTTCTTTATCTTCCCCTCCAAATTAAACGAAAAATACTGCGGGAATCTCTTCAGCTCCTCCAAATCCCCGTTCATTTCCTCCAAGAAATATTCCAATTTCGGCCTAAAATTATTCTCTATGCTAAATGTCAACAGCACAGGTGACCTGATGACCATCTTGGCCACCTCATTATACTCAAATCCCAAACCCATCAAGAAATCAATTTTGGGGGTTAAGGTATGATCTACATTGGATACCAATAAAACAGTGGTTCGGCAAGTGATCCTATTGGCACCAACAAAACCCAATTTCATCAGGAATTCAAAAGCGGGTTTTAACTGATTCTCAACACCACTAACTAACAATCTGGGGCATCTGATTATACACTTGCGGATATCAGAAAAAGGGATTTCTACATTGTTCAACAAGAACTCAAAGACGGGGTAAATTTGATTGCTGGGGTCAGCTGTGAGGAGCTGGGGGAACATGTCAAGAATGCGGCCGAGGGCAGAGCGTTCTATACCCATGGAAGAAAGGCAATGCTCGATGGATTGTAAAGAGGAGAGAAGGGCAGAACGAAGATCTGGGTTTTTCTGGAGGGCTTTTGTGGGGTTGATTTTGAGGGATTGTAGGTAGAGGATTTTGTCCCGGAATTTTAATCCAGAGTCACCTGCTGTGATGATGGTGGGGCTGTGGTGGGAGTTGAGGACATTCTGGGAAATGAGGGGTTTGGAAGTGGAAGTGGGGCTTAAGCAGGTGGTGGAGGAGGAAGAGTAGCGAGGAGATAGGGGTTGTGGAAGAAGTAGCGGCAATCGGAGTATCATCACTGAACTGAACTGAACTTGCCAGTGAGAGGATAGGCGAGTAAAACGAAACGACATAGCAAATGCCAGCCTTAAAATCTGCCAAGGTAGAAGGGATGGTAAGTTGGTTAATTCTTCAATTCTTGAGTTTTTAAACTTGCATCTCCATAAAAATAAACATACTTTAAAGTGATTCTACTAAATTTATTCAGCGAGTAGAATTTTGGAATTTCAGTAGCTAAAGATCCCAGGAAGAACACTTCTTATCTGACTATCCTTTGCTAGATTTTTACATTATAACCAAGGTCACTGGAAATTCAATGCTACCATGTACACAGATGTTTTTACACACATTTTTTCCTCAAGATAGAACCTTCAACAAAATCCCCCCCACTCTTTCTCTTCAGGTCTCAATGTTTGTTTGTCCttttttctaaataaaaagCCTTTTCACAAATTATGTTCCTAATCCATCCAATTTCCTCTTCAATAAATACACAGCCCCGAATCAAATTTACAATAACAATTTACattaaaaagccaaaagaaaggaCAGATGATAACAACAATGAGACGCAACCGAAAATTAATCCTCTAAATATTAAACCGTATACTTATGAACACTATACTTTCGGGGAAGAAAAAGGTAAAACATGCTAAAGAGAAAACGTTACCTAAACTAGGGTGCTATTAGCGGAAGGAACCTTAGGCTTAGACGCAAAGAGCAAGTATCTTGGGAACCCCCTCCTCCATTTTCCTTCATGCCATGCTCAGAAGTCAGAAGCCTCGTATGGGAAATTGGAATCCTGGACCAGCAGGAGCAGGAGGAATCGTTCGAAATCATCTTGATGCGATGGGAATCGATCAGTGGTTTTAGTAGAAGCTTGGGCTGGGCTACGGATACTCTTGGTGAATATGGATATAGATGGGCTTCAGCTGGCTAAACCCTTAATGGGTGCAAAAGTGATAGATGGCCTGCTTTGTGATGGTTTATGTTAAACTTACACTCACTCTCCCATTTTAAATGATTGTAATACAATCATGCAGGCTTTACTAACAACTATATCATGCAGGGTTTACTGGCAACTAGTGGGCTGCTTGGAAGgctagtttttatttatttattttggcaTAAAATTTTACTCTAATTTACTATAGAATTTGTAAGAAAAACTTTTTGTGCAATTGTAGGTAGGAGTGCAAATGAGTCGAATTGAGTCGAGTTTTGATCTAATCGAGTTGAATCTCAACTTAGTTTTATGAAGTTTGAacttgagctcgagttcgacgAACTCTCAATGTAAATCTCGAATTTGAACTCGACTCAAATTCAAGTTGAGCTCGAACTGGATGTcgagtttagaaaaataaaaaaaataatttgtttaatttaacgaattctgttagttaacaatttagtttaaaacatgaggtgtcgttttatatgttttgaaaccacggagggcttttctgtgtattaaaTATACCACAggggttttttttgtttttaacccaaaAAGTAATCAGTGAATAATGGGTCCcaacaaaatcaataaaaatatATGAGTTAAATTAGTTAAGAGTAATATTGATagttaaataaaaattgttgTGATAAAAAGCGCTATGGCAATATCGCCTTCCATTATTACTTGTCAAGGTAGCACAGCCAGTGCCCACCTTGAAGCGTTTAAGGTTAGCAAAATTTGATGGAATGTTTGTCAGTAGAGTGTCATGTGTGAAAGTATACGTAAAGTATGTATATTACTGAAATGAAGAGAAATTGGATTATCAGTATTTAAATTTGAACAAATGAACTTTGtcatttttttgtcaattttcttttgagtcaTTAATACATTAATATTTAGTTAAAATATGAGTCATTAATGCTAACTGAAATTACCACCAAGTATAGCATGCAAATTTGAtgagaaaaatatatatgtctTTATTACATTTCATTAAGATgcttttttttcatcttttaatgATAGCTTTcaaatatacattttttttttgtcattgtCACTGGTTTTATAATTGTCTACATTTtcatttaacaaatttaattcAGTGTACAAATTAATAATATACTTATAtacttttttgttttaaaattatATGTATAATTTGTTCAGCAAATATACGCAGAGAAATTGAAAAACAGTAGGATTAATAATGGTTAGCATTTTTGCAGAAGTTTTTTGTGTTTGATAGAGGGACATCTATATATGAATTGGATTTATAGCTTATCAGTAAATTTGCTTTTCAGGGCAAAAGAGATTAAATTGAAGTACATTAACATAAAGGATAGACAAATACAAGATAACAAAATTAAAACATACATAGGTAGCAAGTCAAAGCAGCTATGTCGAAGTACATTAACACAAACAATAAATAGATACAAGATAATTAAATTAAGACACAAGTAGTTCAGTTCTGAAGCACATAAGCattatattgttggaaactaATTCTATGCATAATCATTGTGAATGTTCATTTAAGTCTGCTGGCTAGTTGTTCAACTTCATAGCTTGTGACAATGGTAAAAGCTGTTCCTTTGATTGCTTTTTCTCTTGGAGTTGCTTTTTTAACAAAGCACAGGAGTCTTTTCCTTGGAATATATTAAGTGGCAATGTTAGTTCAATTGTATAACtttaaatgacaataaaaacATGACTAAACATAAAGTCAAATGTTACTAAATATTTGAACATgaacaaatcaaaataaaattgacaCAGAAAAATTTACATTGCATTAAGCAAAAATAATAATCTTGTTCTTTATAATAGGAtagaataaattttaaataatcttTTGCTTTACATTAACTTTAAATGATAACTTATTTTgacaaatataaatataaatgaTATGGTTGAAAACTCGAATAGAAATAATTAAATCTTAAGTTAATTTGTCAAATATAAGTTGAAATGTTAATGTAACtagaaataaatataaattctaattgaattatatCCGTTCAAAATGTAGAGATTGAAAAGTCTACTAAAAATAATTCAATCTTATAAAGAAATGGTAAATGCAATCTAATTTGGGTCATTGAGCACATTCAAAGCAATGCCAAGTCCATAAAACAAGCAAAAGAGAAAGCTCAAAATTCACGCAAAGTGCCACGTGTCAGCAAAAGAGACGGCTACCGTAACTATGGCCTTTTGTTTATCTTATAGTAAGATTATAGTAAGATGAGATAAGATATGGCTGGCTTATGCGGCAACCTAATCCATTAAATATTCCATTTTGATTTCCCTTAATTTTCTAACCTGCTTTCAACTTACCGTGCATCGCACAACTGAAAAAATCTGTTTGACAAAGCAGCAACTGCCAGCAGGCCAATGGAACAAGGAGAAAAGCCAGGAGGCTGAGAGATTTCATTAGAATATGAAGTCCACTTGAAGTAGAATCTTGCATAAATTATTGAATCTGCTAGGCTTGCCGCAGCTTTCACTGTCAACGGTTGGGTCGACATGTTACTAAAATCTTCTTGGCTCTATTTTATAAGTAGCATTATTGTTATCATTTGCAACTAGCAAGCTGTACATTGCACCAAGctttaattaatttcataatCAATCTTTGACCTTCAACTTCTAATGGCCACCACCCCATTAGAATATGGGTGGGCACTTCCAAGTATTTCACCATTGGTGGACTGGTTGTGTGAGATGAGTAAACCATAAGATCCATAACCAGAACGTTTAAAGTAAcagaagggaaaaaggaaaatcatcAAGGAGAAGAGAAATAGAGAAATGTACTGCAATTTAGTTCAtctgtctcttttttttttttattgagttTGTCTAACAAGTGCACTCGTTAATACATCTATAGTTCACTTGACCTATCATGTATATATACATGCTCACAATTATTATTCTCCcttgtgtttatatattttccctatttaatcttacctaccctctgttgtatttatttatctttcctaattaatcttacattttCAAAAGTATGACAGTTGAAATATAGTTTGGGTAGCCGCTAGACagaccctttttttttcaactgaGAGTCAATAGAATGACATTTATATAATTGATATATAGCCTGTAATAGACAAGTTAGACTACAATTCAGGCAGTCACTGAAGTTTTCTGGTCATTTACTAAATTAAACATCTTAAAGTAATTAAATAATTGTTGATAGCTATCaaatttttttcagtttttaaaaattttctgaGTTTTTGAGACCTTTTTTTTTATGAGACTTAAGAGCATAGAATCCAAAATCATGGGTAGATTAGTAAAATTTGAGGCCTTAATCATGATTATAGAATTAAAATCTCAACTATTTCAAAAGTACATTCATATACACATGTAAATATGCGTGCACACGTAATTATATGATATatgataactttttttttaatacactGTCAATGCAAAGACTTTTTTATACAAGCAAATTTAGATCATATCACAtaacatgaattcaaatttgaaatttaaattatgCATATGTAGCATACATCGAAAGTTActagtgtaaaaaaaaatcGCTACACTATTATTCATATTGTGCCTGTATGTATTGTCTATTATGTTTATTGCAGGAGCTTTGATTAAGTTTTGAACATTTTACAAAAAAGTTTGTAGTTAGTTAAATTTGTGCTGATAGGGAATCTAAATAGATCGAGTTTAGGCATCAACTTTGGAAAATAGT is part of the Coffea eugenioides isolate CCC68of chromosome 6, Ceug_1.0, whole genome shotgun sequence genome and encodes:
- the LOC113775556 gene encoding transcription termination factor MTEF1, chloroplastic-like, producing MSFRFTRLSSHWQVQFSSVMILRLPLLLPQPLSPRYSSSSTTCLSPTSTSKPLISQNVLNSHHSPTIITAGDSGLKFRDKILYLQSLKINPTKALQKNPDLRSALLSSLQSIEHCLSSMGIERSALGRILDMFPQLLTADPSNQIYPVFEFLLNNVEIPFSDIRKCIIRCPRLLVSGVENQLKPAFEFLMKLGFVGANRITCRTTVLLVSNVDHTLTPKIDFLMGLGFEYNEVAKMVIRSPVLLTFSIENNFRPKLEYFLEEMNGDLEELKRFPQYFSFNLEGKIKKRHRMLMQHRLSMPLSRMLKVSDGEFNARLIDMRLQLVEEREL